The genomic region ATTAGCTAGGAGTCCTTAAAAATGCTACGTTTTGATACAAACCACGTAGAATTTTAACCTCTCGTTTAATATCAAGTTGTAGACAATTttaaggctgtgcaataattatgaggggggggggtggtaaaAATTTCCAAACAGCGTACCCAAAATTGTTTGAGGTCCCGTATGCCTGCTAAAATTGCTTGCCGTCCCCCCTCTTGGCCTAGCATACAATCTTTGCATCCCCATTTGCAATTTTCAAACCTTGGTCTAGATATATGAAGCGAGCGTTACGAGCAGagcattttgcatattttaacgtttaagtttttctaagcctttttacagttatttaaaaggtgccccgtaaATGTGTGCCACCCAACATTACTTGCACCCCcaccttttgacctgccaaaaattacccccccccttttggcttgccaaaaattcttgaccccccccccccgggctcataattattaacaaaataatattagcaCTTGTTTTTCCAATAAGTTTCCTATAGTTTAATATTTAGTATAAATTAACTTTCGTACATTAACTAATCAGTTCACCGACACCCAAATTTGGCTAGTCAGGTGTTTTCTTAGTCTTCCTTGCGCCATGCATgcgagatagtgatcatagtctgagctgagtatagtctggtaactaagAAAAGAAGGTCCTAATCGTCGGAGTAAATTTTGCTCCAAACCATTTTGCTTCACGGCGCCACACACTTCTATCAAAATGAGTGCCCCTTGTGCGGTAATCGGTGCATTTTTAGAGCATAATTGTCGAGTTTAGGGTCTCTAGATGATAGTCAATGTGAAGGAATTTTACTATTTCAGTTCAAATACTTTGATGGAATTGTTGTCGCAGACAAGAAGCTGTTCTCCATCATCTTTGAGTGCTATTCCGTAGGGAGATGTGACGTCTGTAGTCATGATTCCAATATAGTCTCCCGTGAGAGAATAACGGTAGACTGCTGGGGGTCCTTGCCTGTTGGAGACGAAAACTTCATCTTGGACAATGCATAATCCTGTAGGGGAGAAGTTACCTCCTGGTGGAGTGGCGAAAGTGTGAAGTTGAGTGCCTTTGGTATCGTACACGTGAACGGCCAGTTGACGGGTAGCGTGATCGCTGACAATGACGTGATCATCTGATGTTATTGCAATGACGTATGGACACAGATTATTGAGTTTGAAGCCAGATACGCGAGTACCGTCTTGGTTATGGATACTAATGTACTGGCTAGAACTTCCGACATACACGCGATCCTTGGTGTCAATGGCTATACCGTACAATGAGGAATTCTCATTGTATGACCAGGTGCCGTTAGGATTTTGAGCACCGAACCTTTGCTTGAAATTTCCCTGCGCATTGAAAATCTTAACATAAGGATTTTCGTCCGTAATGAAATAGTCGCCATTTTGCGCGATTGCCAGGCCCCATGGACGCGAATAGCCTCGTGGATCACGACCACCTacatttaatgtttgtaggcTTATTTGCCGTTTAGGTGTGCTATTTTCATTAAAAACGCAAACGTATTTGCCACTTTGGTATGTAGCCACAGCGATTTCATCATTTGCATCGAAAACGACGTATCTTCCATAAGTGAACTGTCCCGATGCAAGAGTCTTTCCTAGAGTCCATTGTTCGTATGTATTGAGTGAACCGAGAGACCACGTGGCGTTATCAAGATCCTTGCTTGGTATGAAGTCAACTTTACCCATTGACTTTCTAACAGCTTTTGGATTCAACGTAGACATTCGATCCATGGTTTTAGAGAGCGATGAATACATAGTGGCCACATCGTGCTCAGAACCGTTCTGAGTAATCTGTTGTGTCATCTCCATTGCAGTATAAAGACGTGCTTTCTGAAATTGCAGACTATCTCTGTGCGCTCCTATCTCCTTTCTTCTTTTTGCTACTAAACTTTTCATTTTCTGTTCGAATTCCAATTCTGCCTTCTTAGCTGTTTTCTTGTAGAGATCGTTGGCTTTCATCTCACTGGCTTCCAATTCTTTCAGCAGTAACTCATCTTCTGCCGTGGCAATATCAATAGCTTTGGGAACGAGTTTCACCTTTTGAGTAACTCTTGGAGTGTGTCATTTCGTTCGTCGGCCGCGGTCTTCAGCTCTGTCTGTTTATGATCGGGGCGCGGGTGGCCTACGACGGTACAATCTCGGCACATTGGCTCGTCGCATGTCTCGCAGTAGAACCGCAAAACTTCACCCTTGTGCTTGGGACACATCTCTTGCTCAGGTAGATTGTGCATGGTCAATTTTCCAGTGCGAAGCTCTTCCAGAGTAAGCACGTGGTGATGTTTCAATACTCGCAACGATTTGTGACTCTCCGCACATTTCTCACACAAGAAATCATTGCATTCTACACATCGACCAACAGCCTGATTATCAGAATTATCGCACGAGGTACATGGAATCTTGGCATCTTTCTCATACAGTTGCTTCATAATTTCATTTCGCTCCTTCAATTTGCTGACGAAAAAGTTAGTCCGGAGTTCCTTGACCCCACCTTTTGGCAACGGAAAGTCTTCGCGACAGGTGGGGCACGATACCGCGTCCTTgtacttatccggatttttctttGCCGAGCTTTGAGCCCAACTTGTGAGACATTTCAAGCAAAATGTATGAAGACATGGTAGTGCCTTAGGTTTGTCGATAGCGACATGGCAAATACCGCACTGAACGAGATCAGCGTTAGTAACAGTTCCTTCGATGTTTAGTAGCTTTGAATCGGCCATTTTGTTCGTCTTTGTTCCCGGGCCTTTTTGGTTAACGTACATGTACAAGCAACAACAACTCGCGACTCGAGTAGCCTATATGTGACGCTTTCAAGTCGGTCAAAGTCTATTGACTATCAATACCCTACTACTGTATGTTTTTGACGTATTTCGATATGATGAGTTCAGATTCCCGATAAacgcaatttcaaactttttgagttaaggggGTGTTCATATGTACTTTTGCGGGGGGTGAAAAATATggggatcaaaaatattttgcgaacttTATTCAGGGTCAGGGGATCAACacaaattcagtccttaatttgATGGTAAAAGTCCGGGCTAATATACGACAAGGCATGCATGTTAAGTATTTCAATTGTGTACTCACAAGCTTCAAACCAACAAAATTTGCgaactttacaatttgggtggaAAACTAtttgactccaatgagtaataaatCCAAGCGCTAATTTTTAGCTTTAGCTAATGGGTTAATAAACATTGTATctgtggtttcttttttaggacatgaaggggggtcCAAACAATTTTGACCATAAAAATGGCGGATCAGAAATTTCCACCCCagcaaagtatttatgaacactcccaaaGGCCATCAACATCTGACCTATAATGCTAGGTTTAAATTAACACCCTACTTTAAAATTGTCAAGGtatattgatgaatttatgatcaaaaataacacacattttcttattattttctttatatttcaccAGTTATATTGAGAAAAATTTATAGATCGGTTTTTGCATCTGAATTCTCCATGCGAACTGCAAAAGCTCCGAATTAATCCAAATTGGCGAGTGATGCTACGTTACGCATGTATTTTGTCACCCGATGTGCATTTGAACGGTTCATATATTGCTTGTTTGGTCCAAATCCAATTACATGATAGACACAACTAAATTGGCATCCAATAGTGTCGATTAGGAATTACGTGCCCAAGAACAACCACTTTTATCATTAAACGGTCACCTTATGAATATCATATTCGATAACTGCTGATAATATAGTCAATATTGAAATGATGTGCCGGGCCCGGTCCCTGGATACCATTTGATCATCTAAGGGTCAccttataaacacagccaaattaaaaaagtctccagtagttccatcccaatctaatcagagtctgatgagtttatggcaaaataagttatataataattttctatacactttccttcgaaggttgataccaaatttgatatcgaTTAGGATTTATGTGCCCAAGAACAACCACTTTTATCACTTAATGGTCACCTTATGAATATCATATTCGATAACTACTGATAATTTAgtcaatattttttaataatatatttagtcaatataattttttcaaattgcataaatagctacatgtgttgcaatttgtgccatttatgtcagtcaattgcacGAATCATTTGGAAATTTTGATCTTTGGTATTGAACACATGAATCCCCCCCAGGCCTAATATTTGAGGTCTAAGATtgtcttgacctgaccaagattaacttgacctgtccacattactagatataatcgacagttgatctgcaaactttgaacaaaagaaatacaattgataatggaacaaaagaacagGCCTAgacgtatatggtcgaatccaaccaaaagtgtccacgggccaaaaataaaagtccgaaataaaaatgtctccacaattttttccttttgcccattgattgatgacatattggccttataggaaccaaaagtgccattactaatcttgaaaaataaatccaggacgtgtgatagtaaatgtgatgtcaaaacccaatgttacctacgaataccactaggatgctttcactatcgcaatactaatcaacctaaaacaaatggaatattcccattaacgctttttttgtgtaatgtagaccacagggtgtcaggtaaatgctagctcaaccagaaaatatttgtttttatttttataacgcgatcattatgatcttagtcaatttatgctagtttatttttgaaaatgaagtttaggtaagtttctgtattttatttatcaaatgagtatgaatcaatttacacattgtataagaacgagtaagATATATGTTTTCATGAATATTAGGAATtgtacgcatacacctaacgctttatacaatgaaaaggtgaagaaacccgggtattcgtaggtaacatgagcgatttaacaatatctatattgagtttagaggtttaaattttgctattatggtaatgaattaataaaatggtagttttagatgtatttcagatggtacgtccaaatgaataaatgctattaccttagatcaaaaaaattttgatgcttttagcaagattttgaccacttcattttgatatacaagtagttaatcagccattttacataataaataattgttgaatgaatccgtatatgggtaataatagtgtcctggggtaccgcttaaagtttttgacaattaatttccattggtagggacacttcattacacatgtcatgtattatgttgtattcgtaagtaacatttcggtatttgtaggtaagaattggaCTTTTGgttgatatcgcaatcaaaacttcattttataaagcactttgaatgtattatttttttatgtgcgtttattgatactttagaccctatcatgtattaataatgtcggttcatagcggttgaaagaggattgaagtaagaaacaaaggcactaaagtgactttaatttgcttaattgcacacaaattgcttaaaaccattattgcagacttgtgaagtccatcttggagtcagttacgtcttgtggcctttcgtttgagggcaactacaattagctttataccagggtccatcactgtgttgtctagatcatgagacaatgagaacagtcgttttttccatggtattcgtaggtaaccttagcgaaaacgtcaaaagttaccttcgaataaatcaatttggacacaaattactcagaaaccagaaggtcggtaaacatttaaaatgaagcacacatgacagttgacaaatccaagtatttatccccttctaatcttcttcgaatctgatttttctttcaaatgagcagaccgtcgtctatttcagtacatatttttcaacaattaagccgtattcagttttgtatggtgggcatgtatgtgaattcgcaactttcattgacatatgatttgatagcaaacatacaggctttcgttatgtaccaatatgggcattggcatgaatggcggtgtttcacaatactgtcatgatgtcaaattgtattcgtaggtaacattcggttaccgaaatttacctacgaatacttgcttttattgttgacatctcagaaatatttaaacgcaggctattgaaacttggtagaaataaagagtgtattaccctgcacctattgcttaactattgtttactattctctcagtttgtggaaatgacacagcttttaacatgtattcggaggtaatgcatattttttaccaaacctacctttgtgccatttagaatttctggcagctaaacaaaataataaagatgtccgaatgcaatgcatttcagtattggacatatcaaagcttgtataaattgcgcatttattagtgatttccattttttaaagatatatctactgatatgaaaaattgtattcgtaggtaatgtaaaaaat from Amphiura filiformis unplaced genomic scaffold, Afil_fr2py scaffold_137, whole genome shotgun sequence harbors:
- the LOC140145106 gene encoding uncharacterized protein, which gives rise to MADSKLLNIEGTVTNADLVQCGICHVAIDKPKALPCLHTFCLKCLTSWAQSSAKKNPDKYKDAVSCPTCREDFPLPKGGVKELRTNFFVSKLKERNEIMKQLYEKDAKIPCTSCDNSDNQAVGRCVECNDFLCEKCAESHKSLRVLKHHHVLTLEELRTGKLTMHNLPEQEMCPKHKGEVLRFYCETCDEPMCRDSIDIATAEDELLLKELEASEMKANDLYKKTAKKAELEFEQKMKSLVAKRRKEIGAHRDSLQFQKARLYTAMEMTQQITQNGSEHDVATMYSSLSKTMDRMSTLNPKAVRKSMGKVDFIPSKDLDNATWSLGSLNTYEQWTLGKTLASGQFTYGRYVVFDANDEIAVATYQSGKYVCVFNENSTPKRQISLQTLNVGGRDPRGYSRPWGLAIAQNGDYFITDENPYVKIFNAQGNFKQRFGAQNPNGTWSYNENSSLYGIAIDTKDRVYVGSSSQYISIHNQDGTRVSGFKLNNLCPYVIAITSDDHVIVSDHATRQLAVHVYDTKGTQLHTFATPPGGNFSPTGLCIVQDEVFVSNRQGPPAVYRYSLTGDYIGIMTTDVTSPYGIALKDDGEQLLVCDNNSIKVFELK